In Rhizobium sp. ZPR4, a genomic segment contains:
- a CDS encoding ABC transporter substrate-binding protein, whose translation MKTFISAFAGLLAIALFSGTANAADLVLYTSQPNADAQATVDGFMAANPGIKVDWVRDGTPQIIAKLQAEMQAGAPVADVLLIADTVTLERLKEAGKLLAYKSPEAANYDASLYDADGYYYSTKLITTGIVYNTAAAMKPASWQDLVKPEAKGLVAMPSPLASGAALIHAQTLAGVSSLGWDYYKSLADNGAIAAGGNGAVLKSVASGEKAYGMIVDYMPIREKAKGAPLEFVFPKEGVSAVTEPVGILAGTQHADAAKKFVDYVLSEKGQEGFLKLGYIPARNGTPLPEGFPARDSIKVLPLNAADALKNTDQDLKTFSTYFKSK comes from the coding sequence ATGAAGACCTTTATTTCCGCTTTTGCCGGCCTGTTGGCCATCGCTCTTTTCTCCGGTACCGCAAATGCTGCCGATCTCGTCCTCTACACCAGCCAGCCAAATGCCGATGCGCAGGCGACCGTCGATGGGTTCATGGCCGCCAATCCCGGCATCAAGGTCGACTGGGTTCGCGACGGCACGCCGCAGATCATTGCGAAGCTGCAGGCTGAGATGCAGGCCGGCGCTCCGGTCGCCGATGTTCTGTTGATCGCCGACACCGTCACGCTGGAGCGTCTCAAGGAAGCCGGCAAGCTGCTCGCCTACAAGTCGCCGGAAGCCGCCAATTACGATGCGTCGCTCTATGACGCCGACGGCTATTACTATTCCACGAAGCTGATCACGACCGGCATCGTCTACAACACGGCGGCCGCAATGAAGCCGGCAAGCTGGCAGGATCTGGTCAAGCCGGAAGCCAAGGGCCTCGTCGCCATGCCGAGCCCGCTGGCTTCGGGTGCCGCTCTCATTCACGCGCAGACGCTGGCCGGCGTCAGCAGCCTCGGCTGGGACTACTACAAGAGCCTCGCCGACAACGGCGCGATCGCTGCAGGCGGCAACGGCGCCGTGCTCAAGTCCGTCGCTTCCGGCGAAAAGGCCTATGGCATGATCGTCGACTACATGCCGATCCGCGAAAAGGCCAAGGGCGCCCCGCTGGAATTCGTCTTCCCGAAGGAAGGCGTTTCGGCAGTCACCGAGCCGGTCGGCATTCTCGCCGGCACGCAGCATGCCGATGCCGCCAAGAAGTTCGTCGACTACGTTCTCTCGGAAAAGGGCCAGGAAGGCTTCCTGAAGCTCGGTTATATTCCGGCCCGCAACGGCACGCCGCTGCCGGAAGGTTTCCCGGCGCGTGACAGCATCAAGGTTTTGCCGTTGAATGCCGCCGATGCCCTGAAGAACACGGATCAGGACCTGAAGACTTTCTCCACCTACTTCAAGTCGAAGTAA
- a CDS encoding aldo/keto reductase yields MEYRLLGRSGLKVSTITMGTMTFGGVGWAKTVGDLGVKEAKKLVDMCVDAGVNLLDTADVYSQGASEEILGEIIGGPRKNGVLIATKARFPMGPGVNDVGSSRQHLIQACEASLKRMKTDVIDLYQLHEWDGQTPLEETMEALDTLVRQGKVRYIGCSNFSGWHIMKALGVSERDKRERFVSQQIHYTLEARDAENELVPISIDQGLGILVWSPIAGGLLSGKHRRNQATPEGTRQFAGWTEPPIRDENRLWNIVDTLVEIAEGRGVSAAQVALAWLIGRKGVTSVIIGGRTKAQFKDNLASAELKLTDEERKRLDDVSLPPLMYPYWHQRNTASDRLSEADLSLIGPHLTK; encoded by the coding sequence ATGGAATATCGCCTACTTGGCCGCTCCGGCCTCAAAGTTTCCACCATCACCATGGGCACCATGACCTTCGGCGGAGTCGGTTGGGCAAAAACCGTCGGCGATCTCGGTGTCAAGGAAGCCAAGAAGCTTGTCGACATGTGCGTCGATGCCGGCGTCAACCTGCTCGATACGGCCGACGTCTACTCGCAAGGCGCATCGGAAGAAATCCTCGGCGAGATCATCGGCGGCCCGCGCAAGAACGGCGTGCTCATCGCCACCAAGGCGCGTTTTCCGATGGGTCCGGGCGTCAATGATGTCGGCTCTTCCCGCCAGCATCTCATTCAGGCCTGCGAGGCGAGCCTGAAGCGCATGAAGACCGATGTCATCGATCTCTACCAGCTGCATGAGTGGGACGGGCAGACGCCGCTGGAAGAGACGATGGAAGCACTCGACACATTGGTCCGCCAGGGCAAGGTCCGCTACATCGGCTGCTCGAATTTTTCCGGCTGGCACATCATGAAGGCGCTCGGCGTCAGCGAGCGTGACAAGCGCGAACGCTTCGTCAGTCAGCAGATCCATTACACGCTGGAAGCCCGCGACGCGGAAAACGAGCTGGTGCCGATCAGCATCGATCAGGGTCTTGGCATTCTCGTCTGGAGCCCGATTGCAGGTGGCCTGCTGTCGGGCAAGCACCGGCGCAACCAGGCGACGCCGGAGGGCACGCGCCAGTTCGCCGGCTGGACGGAACCGCCGATCCGCGATGAAAACCGCCTGTGGAACATCGTCGATACGCTGGTGGAGATCGCCGAGGGTCGCGGCGTTTCCGCAGCTCAAGTGGCGCTTGCCTGGCTGATCGGCCGAAAGGGCGTGACCTCGGTCATCATCGGCGGCCGCACCAAAGCCCAGTTCAAGGACAATCTCGCCAGTGCCGAATTGAAACTGACCGACGAGGAGCGCAAGCGGCTCGACGACGTCAGCCTGCCGCCGCTGATGTATCCCTATTGGCACCAGCGCAATACGGCCAGTGATCGTCTGAGCGAGGCCGACCTTTCACTGATCGGCCCGCATCTGACGAAGTGA
- a CDS encoding PLP-dependent aminotransferase family protein gives MLNWENIFATRSSRMRASEIRELLKLLERPDIISFAGGIPDPALFPDAEFKQAYADIFSGPTVNAALQYSVSEGYKPLREWLVGQMAALGIPCELENVFIVSGSQQGLDYLGKLFLSPKDTALVTAPTYLGALQAFNAYEPTYDQLTPNGNRTPDSYRAAASQAGGRVKFAYLSADFANPTGETVDLAGREKLLDLAEELDIAVIEDAAYQSLRYDGEPVAPILALEIARKGNINDTRTIYCGSFSKTLAPGLRVGFVVANAPVIRKLVLMKQAADLHSSTINQIAIHQVAERGFEAQVAKVRKTYSHRRDCMLAALAKYMPDGTSWTKPEGGMFVWVTLPKGMDGAKLLARSLETAKVAFVPGQAFFADGSGANTFRVSFSCANDEMIEEGISRLGKLIAGEIGAMAA, from the coding sequence ATGTTGAATTGGGAAAATATCTTTGCGACGCGTTCTAGCCGTATGCGCGCCTCCGAAATCCGCGAGCTGCTGAAGCTGCTGGAGCGGCCGGATATCATCTCTTTCGCCGGCGGTATTCCCGATCCCGCATTGTTTCCGGATGCGGAGTTCAAGCAGGCCTATGCCGATATCTTTTCCGGCCCGACCGTCAACGCGGCGCTGCAATATTCAGTCAGCGAAGGCTATAAGCCGCTGCGCGAATGGCTGGTTGGACAGATGGCGGCGCTCGGTATTCCCTGTGAGCTCGAGAACGTCTTCATCGTTTCCGGTTCGCAGCAGGGGCTCGATTATCTCGGCAAGCTCTTCCTGTCGCCGAAGGATACGGCGCTGGTGACGGCGCCGACCTATCTCGGTGCGCTGCAGGCTTTCAACGCCTATGAGCCGACCTACGACCAGCTGACGCCGAACGGCAACCGCACGCCGGATTCCTATCGCGCTGCGGCTTCGCAGGCGGGTGGTCGGGTGAAATTCGCCTATCTCTCGGCCGATTTCGCCAATCCGACGGGCGAGACGGTCGATCTGGCCGGGCGCGAGAAGCTGCTCGATCTTGCCGAAGAGCTCGATATCGCCGTCATCGAAGACGCTGCCTATCAGTCGCTGCGTTACGACGGCGAGCCGGTTGCGCCGATCCTGGCGCTCGAAATCGCGCGCAAGGGCAACATCAACGACACGCGCACGATCTATTGCGGCAGCTTCTCCAAGACGCTGGCGCCGGGCTTGCGCGTCGGCTTCGTCGTTGCCAATGCGCCCGTCATCCGCAAGCTGGTCCTGATGAAGCAGGCAGCCGATCTGCATTCCTCGACGATCAACCAGATCGCGATCCATCAAGTCGCTGAGCGCGGTTTCGAGGCGCAGGTCGCCAAGGTCCGCAAGACCTATAGCCATCGCCGCGACTGTATGCTGGCAGCGCTTGCGAAATATATGCCTGACGGCACGAGCTGGACGAAGCCGGAAGGCGGCATGTTCGTCTGGGTCACCCTGCCGAAGGGCATGGACGGCGCCAAGCTGCTGGCAAGGTCGCTGGAAACGGCAAAGGTTGCTTTCGTACCCGGTCAGGCCTTCTTCGCCGATGGCAGCGGCGCGAACACTTTCCGCGTCAGCTTCTCCTGCGCCAATGACGAGATGATCGAAGAGGGCATCTCGCGGCTCGGCAAGCTGATTGCCGGCGAGATCGGGGCAATGGCGGCTTAA
- a CDS encoding AbrB/MazE/SpoVT family DNA-binding domain-containing protein produces the protein MSTATLSSKFQISIPKEVREQQHWSAGQEFVFIPKGKGVLLIPVPELADLKGMAKGANPSNYRDRKDRF, from the coding sequence ATGAGCACTGCAACCCTTTCCTCAAAATTTCAGATCTCGATCCCGAAAGAAGTTCGCGAACAACAGCATTGGAGCGCAGGCCAGGAGTTCGTCTTTATTCCCAAGGGCAAGGGCGTGCTGCTTATTCCCGTACCCGAGCTCGCCGACCTTAAGGGCATGGCAAAGGGTGCCAACCCCAGCAATTATCGCGACCGGAAAGACCGGTTCTGA
- a CDS encoding type II toxin-antitoxin system VapC family toxin — protein sequence MRVVDSSAWIEWLTRGPAVDRLEGEMPLRTECIVPTIVQLELAKWLERERDEDAVDSFFAYTATCIIASLDTTLARRAAEVSAKHKLSLADAIIYATAELHDADVLTLDAHFKGLDRVVYLGKE from the coding sequence ATGCGCGTCGTTGATAGCTCGGCATGGATCGAGTGGCTGACCCGAGGCCCTGCGGTGGATCGACTCGAAGGCGAGATGCCCTTGCGAACCGAATGTATCGTCCCCACCATCGTCCAGCTCGAACTCGCCAAATGGTTGGAGCGCGAGCGCGATGAGGACGCCGTCGATTCGTTCTTCGCCTACACCGCCACCTGCATCATCGCTTCCCTAGACACGACCCTTGCCCGCCGAGCCGCCGAAGTCTCAGCGAAACACAAACTCTCACTTGCCGACGCGATCATCTACGCCACTGCGGAACTGCACGATGCCGACGTCCTGACGCTGGATGCTCACTTCAAAGGCCTAGATCGCGTCGTCTATCTTGGTAAGGAATAA
- a CDS encoding class I SAM-dependent methyltransferase, with the protein MSTDPTSSFYTDNAAVYAARNRKLPRQRLDAFLGALPAGAAILELGCGGGQDAAYMLSRGFEITPTDGSAELAREAEKRLGKPVRIMRFEALDATEAFDGVWAEASLLHVPRSVLPDVFDRILRALKTGGIFHASFKAGEAEGHDKFGRYYNYPSATWLEAMLSAGGWKNIVTTEANGGGFDGEPTKWLHVKAQK; encoded by the coding sequence ATGAGCACCGACCCGACATCGTCCTTCTATACCGACAACGCCGCCGTTTATGCAGCGCGCAACCGCAAGCTGCCGAGACAGAGGCTTGATGCCTTCCTCGGCGCCCTACCCGCCGGCGCAGCCATTCTCGAATTGGGTTGCGGCGGTGGTCAGGATGCCGCCTACATGCTGTCCCGCGGCTTCGAGATTACGCCCACGGACGGTTCCGCCGAACTCGCTAGAGAGGCAGAAAAACGTCTCGGCAAGCCCGTTCGAATCATGCGCTTCGAAGCCCTGGATGCCACAGAGGCTTTCGATGGAGTATGGGCGGAAGCAAGCCTCCTGCATGTTCCGCGATCCGTCCTGCCGGATGTCTTCGACCGTATTTTGCGCGCCCTGAAAACGGGCGGCATCTTCCATGCCAGCTTCAAGGCGGGAGAAGCAGAAGGACACGACAAGTTCGGGCGCTACTACAACTACCCTTCCGCTACCTGGCTTGAGGCTATGCTGAGCGCCGGAGGATGGAAAAACATCGTCACGACCGAGGCCAATGGCGGCGGCTTCGATGGTGAGCCGACAAAATGGCTCCATGTCAAAGCCCAAAAATAG
- the ilvC gene encoding ketol-acid reductoisomerase: protein MRVYYDRDADLNLIKSKKVAVIGYGSQGRAHALNLKDSGAQNLVIALKAGSPTIKKAEADGFKVMTVAEAAAWADLMMMATPDELQADIYKSDIAPNIRDGAAIAFAHGLNVHFGLIEPKASVDVVMIAPKGPGHTVRGEYQKGGGVPCLVAVHQNASGNALELALSYACGVGGGRSGIIETNFREECETDLFGEQVVLCGGLVELIRAGFETLVEAGYAPEMAYFECLHEVKLIVDLIYEGGIANMNYSISNTAEWGEYVSGPRIITAETKAEMKRVLKDIQTGKFTSEWMQEYRSGAARFKGIRRNNDSHQIEEVGAKLRGMMPWIGKNKLVDKSVN from the coding sequence ATGCGCGTCTATTACGATCGTGATGCCGATCTCAACCTCATCAAGTCGAAGAAGGTCGCCGTCATCGGCTACGGTTCCCAGGGCCGCGCTCATGCGCTGAACCTGAAGGACAGCGGCGCACAGAATCTTGTGATCGCGCTGAAGGCCGGTTCGCCCACGATCAAGAAGGCCGAAGCCGATGGCTTCAAGGTCATGACCGTTGCCGAAGCTGCCGCCTGGGCCGACCTGATGATGATGGCAACCCCCGACGAGCTGCAGGCCGACATCTACAAGTCCGACATCGCTCCGAACATTCGTGACGGCGCTGCGATCGCCTTCGCACACGGCCTAAACGTTCACTTCGGCCTCATCGAGCCTAAGGCTTCGGTCGATGTTGTTATGATCGCTCCGAAGGGCCCGGGTCACACGGTTCGCGGCGAATACCAGAAGGGCGGCGGCGTTCCCTGCCTCGTTGCCGTTCACCAGAACGCTTCCGGTAACGCGCTTGAACTCGCTCTCTCCTACGCTTGCGGCGTCGGCGGCGGCCGTTCGGGCATCATCGAAACCAACTTCCGCGAAGAGTGCGAAACCGACCTCTTCGGCGAACAGGTCGTTCTTTGCGGCGGTCTCGTCGAGCTTATCCGCGCCGGCTTCGAAACGCTGGTTGAAGCCGGCTACGCTCCGGAAATGGCCTATTTCGAGTGCCTGCACGAAGTGAAGCTCATCGTCGACCTGATCTATGAAGGCGGTATCGCCAACATGAACTACTCGATCTCGAACACGGCAGAGTGGGGAGAATACGTCTCCGGTCCGCGCATCATCACTGCCGAAACCAAGGCCGAGATGAAGCGCGTCCTCAAGGACATTCAGACCGGCAAGTTCACCTCCGAGTGGATGCAGGAATACCGTTCGGGCGCGGCCCGCTTCAAGGGTATCCGCCGCAACAACGACAGCCACCAGATCGAAGAAGTCGGCGCCAAGCTGCGCGGCATGATGCCCTGGATCGGCAAGAACAAGCTGGTCGACAAGTCGGTCAACTAA
- a CDS encoding TetR/AcrR family transcriptional regulator: MLSEVGQSSEFSPRQNAVLEQALRLLVDGGEKALTTSGVARAANCSKESLYKWFGDRDGLLSAMITYQASKVRTFERNGERLNTASLHDHLVIFARDLLEVLAGDVSLALNRLAIGQSNRDGSKLGKLLLERGRRQIDRRAIGLIDAGKRVGLLRFTDADEAYHTLYGLIVSDLHVRMLLGEPGLKDTSRQAEKAVSAFLKLYGTEKVLAEATATV; the protein is encoded by the coding sequence GTGCTGAGCGAAGTAGGACAGTCGAGCGAGTTTTCGCCGCGCCAGAACGCGGTTCTGGAACAGGCGCTGCGTCTCCTCGTCGACGGCGGCGAAAAGGCGCTGACGACCTCGGGCGTCGCGCGTGCCGCCAATTGCTCCAAGGAAAGCCTTTATAAGTGGTTCGGCGATCGCGACGGCTTGCTGTCGGCGATGATTACCTATCAGGCCAGCAAAGTGCGCACCTTCGAGCGCAATGGCGAACGGCTGAATACGGCAAGCCTGCATGACCATCTCGTCATTTTCGCCCGCGATCTGCTCGAGGTTCTGGCCGGCGACGTTTCTCTCGCCTTGAACCGCCTGGCGATCGGCCAGTCGAACCGTGACGGCTCCAAGCTCGGTAAGCTTTTGCTGGAGCGCGGGCGCCGGCAGATCGACCGCCGCGCCATCGGTCTCATCGATGCCGGCAAGCGGGTGGGATTGTTGCGCTTCACCGATGCCGACGAGGCATATCACACGCTTTACGGGCTCATCGTCTCCGATCTGCATGTTCGCATGCTGCTCGGCGAGCCCGGTTTGAAGGATACGAGCCGTCAGGCGGAAAAGGCGGTCAGCGCCTTCCTCAAGCTTTACGGCACGGAAAAGGTATTGGCGGAAGCAACAGCGACCGTCTGA
- a CDS encoding AraC family transcriptional regulator produces MTLPFNPNQELASIVARFATGDGEHRTPIEGLNLYRQSAVTVWQHGAYRPSFAVVVQGRKSLTVGADTYHYGVGEYILMAVDLPVSTQVTNVQSETPYLCFSMVLESERLNELLSRVNIPRQAMMAEPLRGLAVNAASPELLDASLRLLRLLDRPDDIPAMAPLIEQEILYRLLTGPNGPRLLQVAMAESQSNRVARAVAWIRGNFAQPLRIEDLAERVGMSVSSLHHHFKAVTAMSPMQYQKQLRLHEARRLMIVEQLDVGSAGHRVGYQSPSQFSREYSRLYGLPPLRDVEAMRSAAAAE; encoded by the coding sequence ATGACACTACCCTTCAATCCCAACCAGGAACTCGCGTCCATCGTTGCCCGTTTCGCCACCGGAGACGGGGAACATCGCACGCCCATAGAGGGTCTCAACCTGTATCGGCAGTCGGCCGTGACCGTATGGCAACACGGGGCGTATCGGCCATCCTTCGCGGTCGTCGTTCAGGGGCGCAAAAGCCTGACGGTCGGCGCCGATACCTACCATTACGGAGTCGGCGAATATATTCTGATGGCTGTCGACCTGCCCGTGTCGACACAGGTCACCAATGTCCAAAGCGAAACGCCCTATCTCTGCTTCTCCATGGTGCTCGAAAGCGAACGGCTGAATGAATTGCTGTCGCGCGTCAACATTCCGCGCCAGGCGATGATGGCGGAACCCTTGCGCGGTCTCGCGGTCAATGCAGCATCGCCGGAACTGCTCGATGCCTCTCTGCGGCTGCTCAGATTGCTCGATCGGCCGGACGATATTCCGGCCATGGCGCCACTGATCGAGCAAGAAATCCTCTATCGCCTGCTGACCGGTCCGAACGGGCCTCGGCTGCTGCAGGTCGCCATGGCCGAGAGCCAGAGCAACCGGGTGGCGCGCGCCGTTGCCTGGATACGCGGCAACTTCGCCCAACCGCTGCGTATCGAGGATCTGGCCGAACGCGTTGGCATGAGCGTTTCGTCGCTACACCATCACTTCAAAGCGGTGACAGCCATGTCGCCGATGCAATATCAGAAGCAGCTTCGGCTGCATGAAGCGCGGCGGCTGATGATCGTTGAGCAGCTCGATGTCGGATCGGCCGGCCATCGCGTCGGTTATCAGAGCCCCTCGCAGTTTAGCCGCGAATACAGCCGTCTCTACGGTCTTCCGCCTCTGAGGGACGTCGAGGCGATGCGCAGTGCTGCCGCTGCGGAATAG
- a CDS encoding NAD(P)-dependent alcohol dehydrogenase: MPIAKGYAATDASKPLTPFTFERREPNDDDVAISVKYCGVCHSDIHQARNEWGFSKYPMVPGHEVAGIVTAVGSKVTKFKVGDRVGVGCFVDSCTTCATRDPDYEHYMPGLVQTYNDVEADGKTPTFGGYSDSIVVKEGYVLSFPDNIPLDAGAPLLCAGITLYSPLRHWKAGSGKKVAIVGMGGLGHMGVKLAHAMGAEVTVLSQSLSKKEDGLKLGADHYYATSDAETFTKLAGSFDLILNTVGTAIDWNAYLNLLKYDGSMVLLGVPEHAVPVHAFSLIPGRRSLSGSMIGSIKETQEMLDFCGEHNIVSEIEKISIQQINEAYERVLKSDVRYRFVIDIASLA, translated from the coding sequence ATGCCTATCGCAAAGGGTTACGCCGCGACCGACGCGTCCAAGCCGCTCACCCCATTCACCTTCGAGCGCCGCGAACCAAATGACGACGATGTCGCCATCTCCGTCAAATATTGCGGCGTCTGCCATTCCGATATCCACCAGGCCCGCAATGAATGGGGCTTCTCGAAATACCCGATGGTGCCTGGTCATGAGGTTGCCGGCATCGTGACCGCTGTCGGCTCCAAGGTCACGAAGTTCAAGGTCGGCGACCGCGTCGGCGTCGGCTGCTTCGTCGATTCCTGCACGACCTGCGCCACGCGCGACCCGGACTACGAACACTATATGCCGGGTCTGGTGCAGACCTATAACGATGTCGAAGCCGACGGCAAGACGCCGACTTTCGGCGGCTATTCGGACTCGATCGTCGTCAAGGAAGGCTATGTCCTTTCCTTTCCGGACAATATTCCGCTCGACGCAGGCGCCCCGCTCCTTTGCGCCGGTATCACGCTCTACTCGCCGCTGCGCCACTGGAAAGCCGGTTCGGGCAAGAAGGTTGCCATCGTCGGCATGGGTGGCCTCGGCCACATGGGCGTCAAGCTGGCGCATGCCATGGGCGCTGAAGTCACGGTTCTCAGCCAGTCGCTGTCGAAGAAGGAAGACGGCCTCAAGCTCGGCGCCGACCACTATTATGCGACCAGCGATGCCGAAACCTTCACCAAGCTCGCCGGCAGCTTCGACCTTATCCTCAACACGGTCGGCACCGCTATCGATTGGAATGCCTACCTCAACCTGCTGAAATATGACGGCAGCATGGTGCTGCTCGGCGTGCCGGAACATGCCGTTCCGGTCCATGCCTTCTCGCTGATCCCCGGCCGGCGCAGCCTTTCCGGCTCGATGATCGGCTCGATCAAGGAAACCCAGGAAATGCTCGACTTCTGCGGCGAGCACAACATCGTCTCCGAGATCGAGAAGATCAGCATTCAGCAGATCAACGAAGCCTATGAGCGCGTGCTGAAGAGCGACGTCCGCTACCGCTTCGTCATCGATATCGCTTCGCTTGCTTAA